Part of the Pseudobdellovibrionaceae bacterium genome is shown below.
GAGTAGGCTAGAAAGATGTGTCTTAGCTTCGTAAGAACCTACTTTTTTCATAAAGCTCTCCATAGTAAAATAAACTAGTCTAATACTAGTCTATTTATGGGGTTTTGTCCACAGGATAGCGCGTTCGAGTTTACTTGCTCGACTTTGTTTTCAAAAATGAGATCCATGGATGCCCTAATGCAGCTTTGTAGGCGCTCAGCCTATATCCTGACAAAAAGACTCCGTGGGGCGCTTACGCTTCAGCACCTCCGAGCTGGCAGTTAGTTGATTTAGAGATTGAAAATAAAACTTGTGTAATTAAACAAGATTTGATAGAGTGGTTTTCAGATGAGTCGTCGAGAATATCCACTAAGCTTGAGCATCAATGGTCGCAAAATTAAAAAAGTTGTGATTGACCCTCACTATGAGGAAAAGCACAGCGAATCTATAAATGATGAACTCATCCTTGAGCTTGTTAAATTACTTGATGGGTCCAGAGCCGAGCCCGAAAAACGTGTTGATGGGTTTGAATACTTTGCCTCGGATAATCTGCTTTTAGATGACAAGCTCTATAAGCTGGTTTGGCTTTTAGAAGATAATGCCATTTACATTGGAATTGTTAATGCGCATCGGAGGTAAATGATGGGATTTCCAAGTAAAAAACAATTAGAAAACATCCGCAAAGAATCTAAGAGCTGGGAAGGCACACTTCACATCAATAAAAATGCTACCCCTCTTGAGCATTTTAGGTGGGAAATCTGCCAAGCTCTTTTGGCCTATAAACAAGACAACAATTTGAAAAATACAGAGCTTGCAGTAGCCTTAAACGTGCCTGAAGCAGACCT
Proteins encoded:
- a CDS encoding transcriptional regulator, whose protein sequence is MMGFPSKKQLENIRKESKSWEGTLHINKNATPLEHFRWEICQALLAYKQDNNLKNTELAVALNVPEADLSRIFRHRIEGISTDRLLGLLSQVKPKHKIELKVS